Proteins encoded within one genomic window of Vanrija pseudolonga chromosome 3, complete sequence:
- the syf2 gene encoding Pre-mRNA-splicing factor syf2: MPPRRREEKSMAPSPSPALRSSRSRSQMSEVEALPEPVLPVTEESAEEEDAAEDDNDETEDAEADEPAEAQAPAKPSIEDRKAKLKELRLRMNQSAADNRKDLVADHQKAKVTAKEVQRLEKQRKLAQTLRLKADAEASGEDLERRKAWEWSIEQNERWEKKLSEQAERSDTNFHNAEDDAFKKYNKNVRTTKPDLVAYSRQKEAALGLAPGTLAPIGATSDQIAAAGPGPSSAARGLTAAEDLYRGADTLAYGDSKPSDDAIDRVISKINKDIGGKKKRKDDDEGGDVTYINERNKVFNKKIARYFDKYTKEIKASLERGTAL; encoded by the exons ATGCCGCCACGACGGAGGGAGGAAAAGTCGATGGCGCCCAGCCCCAGTCCGGCGCTGCGCTCtagccgctcgcgctcgcagatgagcgaggtggaggcgcTGCCTGAGCCTGTGCTCCCCGTGACAGAAGAgtctgccgaggaggaggacgcggccgaggacgacaacgacgagaccgaggacgccgaggccgacgagcccgccgaggcccaggCGCCTGCCAAGCCCTCGATCGAGGAccgcaaggccaagctcaaggagctgcGCTTGCGAATG AACCAATCGGCCGCAGACAACCGCAAGGACCTGGTCGCCGACCACCAGAAGGCAAAAGTGACTGCCAAGGAGGTGCAGCGGCTCGAAAAGcagcgcaagctcgcgcaGACTTTGCggctcaaggccgacgccgaggcgagcggcgaggacctcgagcgccgcaaggCGTGGGAGTGGAGCATTGAGCAGAATGAGCGCTGGGAGAAGAAGCTGtccgagcaggccgagcggagcgacaCAAACTTCCACA atgccgaggacgacgcgttcAAAAAGTACAACAAGAACGTGCGCACCACCAAgcccgacctcgtcgcctaCTCGCGGCAGaaggaggccgcgctcggcctggcACCGGGCACGCTGGCGCCCatcggcgcgacgagcgaccAGATTGCTGCGGCTGGGCCGGGCCCGTCGTCTGCTGCGCGCGGCTTGACGGCCGCAGAGGACTTGTACCGCGGtgccgacacgctcgcgtACGGCGACTCGAagccgagcgacgacgcgatcgaCCGTGTCATCTCCAAGATCAACAAGGA CATcggcggcaagaagaagcgcaaggacgacgacgagggcggagACGTCACGTACATCAACGAGCGCAACAAGGTGTTCAACAAGAAGATTGCGCGCTACTTTGACAAATACACCAAAGA GATCAAGGCGAgtctcgagcgcggc
- the YBR220C gene encoding uncharacterized protein, which produces MSQAEEQHRQLQQPATRSTAPSPTTLSRRSRTARPATSSPDKSHKSLHNHNQQLTHRRSAASSNSNTSHHTRLPTTSGAASTSAAHDYDSDSSISSATSTALVDAMLSGRDAASKRARAIEDLGDLEEKGLLHRDDAPSGGADTPRKGKGQDPREAVFEKLEFQDTDEQVAPGLKSKRDKHAFSLLVVLYLLQGVPLGLTFGTLPFLMKPYISYSALAVFALSTWPYSLKLFWSPIVDAWFMPKWGRRKSWIVPVQGITGLGLWFIGSRIEGWLAAKEHIDINFLTYVFGSLILAAATQDIAVDGWALTLLSPPNLSYASTAQTIGLGIGSALSFTVFLSLNSVEFSNKYFRTTAGHQDYPLVSLGSYLHFWGVMYIVVTLWLIFFKVEDPVSETDPDLDVKKVYGVMWSIIRLPNIQAFLFVLLIAKFGFQVNESVTNLKLLEKGLSREDLAVAVLLDFPAQMIVGWLTAKWSRPVHGPDEGRHPLSAGNGRSSQLSGTLRLWVIAFWARLAMAAIAAAVVWAFPVGNVGSGYFALVVATTLLTSLSNTMSFVGITAFHTQIADPLIGGTYMTLLNTVSNLGGTWPKPLILRSVDLLTVSSCSTTGLQCTSDEGKAACKTAGGTCNIERDGYYVMTAICIVLSAALLTLHILPTVKRLQALPMSAWRVKIPA; this is translated from the exons ATGTCCCAGGCCGAAGAGCAGCACCGCCAGCTGCAACAGCCCGCGACGCgatcgacggcgccgtcaccGACCACCTTGTCTCGTCGCTCCCGCACGGCCCGACCGGCAACATCGTCTCCTGACAAGTCGCACAAATCATTGcacaaccacaaccaacAACTCACGCATCGCAGGTCTGCTGCATCATCAAACAGCAACACATCTCATCACACTCGTTTACCTACTACATCAGGCGCAGCCTCCACCAGCGCAGCCCACGACtacgactcggactcgtccatctcctctgccacctccaccgccctcgtcgacgccatgctgagcggccgcgacgcagcgtccaagcgcgcgcgcgcgatcgaGGATCTGGGCGACTTGGAAGAAAAGGGCCTGCtgcaccgcgacgacgcgcccagcggcggcgcagacacaccgcgcaagggcaagggccagGACCCGCGCGAGGCAGTCTtcgagaagctcgagttccaggacacggacgagcaggtcgcccCGGGGCTCAAGAGCAAACGCGACAAGCACGCCTtctcgctcctcgtcgtgctctACCTCCTCCAGGGCGTGCCCCTCGGTCTCACGTTCGGCACGCTGCCGTTCCTCATGAAGCCGTACATCTCGTActcggccctcgccgtcttcgccCTCTCCACCTGGCCGTACAGCCTCAAGCTCTTCTGGTCGCCCATCGTCGACGCGTGGTTCATGCCCAAGTGGGGCAGGCGCAAGAGCTGGATCGTGCCCGTGCAGGGCATCACCGGGCTTGGGCTGTGGTTTATCGGCTCGCGGATCGAGGGCTGgctcgcggccaaggagCACATTGACATCAACTTCTTGACCTACGTGTTTGGGTCTCTgatcctcgccgcggcgacccAGG AtatcgccgtcgacggctgggcactcaccctcctctCGCCTCCAAACCTGTCCTACGCGTCGACAGCCCAGACAATCGGCCTGGGTATCGGCTCGGCCCTCTCCTTCACCGTCTTCCTCTCCCTCAACTCGGTCGAGTTCAGCAACAAGTACTTCCGCACCACGGCTGGACACCAAGACTACCCGCTCGTCAGCCTCGGCTCGTACCTGCACTTCTGGGGCGTCATGTACATCGTCGTCACCCTGTGGCTCATCTTCTTCAAGGTCGAGGACCCCGTCAGCGAGACGgaccccgacctcgacgtcaagaaggTGTACGGCGTCATGTGGAGCATTATCCGGCTGCCTA ACATCCAGGCCTtcctcttcgtcctcctGATCGCCAAGTTCGGCTTCCAGGTCAACGAGTCGGTGACCAACCTCAAGCTGCTCGAGAAGGGTCTGAGCAGGGAAGacctcgctgtcgccgtgctcctcgACTTCCCAGCGCAAATGATTGTCGGGTGGCTGACAGCCAAGTGGAGCCGGCCAGTCCACGGCCCCGACGAGGGCCGTCACCCCTTGAGCGCGGGCAACGGGCGCTCGTCGCAGCTGAGCGGCACGCTGCGCCTGTGGGTGATTGCCTTCTGGGCGCGTCTTGCCATGGCGGCCATCGCAGCCGCCGTCGTGTGGGCGTTCCCCGTCGGCAACGTCGGCAGTGGCTACtttgccctcgtcgtcgcgacgacgctcCTGACCAGCCTGTCCAACACCATGTCGTTCGTCGGCATCACCGCCTTCCACACCCAGATCGCAGACCCCCTCATCGGCGGCACGTACATGACTCTCCTCAACACCGTGTCCAACCTCGGTGGCACGTGGCCCAAGCCGCTCATCCTCCGCTCGGTCGACCTCCTCACCgtctcgtcgtgctcgaccacCGGACTCCAGTGTACCTCGGACGAAGGCAAGGCGGCGTGCAAGACCGCAGGAGGCACCTGCAACATTGAACGCGATGGCTACTATGTCATGACGGCGATCTGCATCGTCTTGTCAGCGGCCTTGTTGACACTGCACATCCTCCCAACGGTCAAGCGACTCCAGG CCCTGCCCATGTCCGCCTGGCGAGTAAAGATCCCAGCATAG
- the Ddost gene encoding Dolichyl-diphosphooligosaccharide--protein glycosyltransferase subunit produces MRASLLAAASLALLAAPALAASATGDRVLVILDPKIDKGDYSKFFGSLKDRGYTLTFKKPTDESWLQPFGVPAHDHLVLFAPEAEKLSEGFNPQNVLAAQSEFLNTLHILSPSLSELQRDTLREYDIEAAPRGLELVDAFSHVAGSEIDTVVLDSSALVGPSPILGESKTAGPVVYAKGTGFRTGLNPFLVDIATAPSTSYIADEEGKPVEVKAGRENQLAGSKVSVVGAMQNRNNVRVGFVGSPDLLSDAWWGKKLDGKETGNRAFVDDLTKWIFQETGVVRVVNTTHHRQGETEPRDQYRKKDTVTYNITLTQHSTAANGSSQWVPFSTKDLQLEFTMLDPFIRTALVEKSSSASDTTYSTSFVAPDRHGVFKFVVSHWRPGWTSITTEDKASVVPLRHDEHPRWITGAYPFYTGALSTSAAFLLFVALWASLAEGDKKKKKAE; encoded by the exons ATGCgcgcctccctcctcgctgctgcctcgctggccctcctcgccgcgccggcgctcgccgcctcggcgacgggcgaccgcgtgctcgtcatcctcgacccCAAGATTGACAAGGGCGACTACTCCAAGTTCTTTGGCTCGCTGAAGG ACCGCGGGTACACCCTCACGTTCAAGAAGCCGACCGACGAGAGCTGGCTCCAGCCCTTCGGCGTGCCCGCGCacgaccacctcgtgctCTTCGCGCCCGAGGCTGAGA AGCTGTCCGAGGGCTTCAACCCCCAAaacgtgctcgccgcccagtCAGAGTTCCTCAACACGCTGCACATCCTCTCGCCCAGCCTGAGCGAGTTGCAGCGCGACACGCTGCGCGAGTACGACATTGAGGCTGCGCCccgcggccttgagctcgtcgacgccttcTCCCACGTGGCCGGCAGCGAGATCGACACGGTCGTGCTCgacagctcggcgctcgtcggccctTCGCCCATCCTCGGCGAGAGCAAGACTGCCGGCCCAGTCGTGTACGCCAAGGGCACCGGCTTCCGGACCGGCCTCAACCCGTTCCTCGTTGACATTGCGACCgccccctcgacctcgtacatcgccgacgaggagggcaagcCCGTTGAGGTCAAGGCCGGCCGCGAGAACCAGCTTGCCGGCTCCAAGGTCAGCGTCGTTGGCGCCATGCAGAACCGCAACAATGTGCGCGTGGGCTTTGTCGGCTCGCCCGACCTCCTCTCGGACGCGTGGTGGGGCAAGAAGCTTGATGG CAAGGAGACTGGCAACCGCGCCTTTGTTGACGACCTCACAAAGTGGATCTTCCAGGAGACTGGTGTTGTCCGTGTGGTGAACACGacgcaccaccgccaggGCGAGACCGAGCCTAGGGACCAGTATCGCAAGAAGGACACTGTG ACCTACAACATCACTCTTACCCAGCACTCGACGGCCGCCAACGGCTCGTCGCAGTGGGTGCCCTTCTCGACCAAGGACCTCCAGCTCGAGTTCACCATGCTTGACCCCTTCATCCGCACGGCGCTGGTTGAGAagagctcgtcggcatccgACACGACCTACTCGACGAGCTTTGTCGCTCCTGACCGCCACGGTGTTTTCAAGTTCGTCGTGTCGCACTGGCGTCCTGGATGGACCTCGATCACTACCGAGGACAAGGCTTCGGTTGTGCCTCTGAGGCATGACGAGCACCCCCGGTGGATTACGGGTGCCTACCCGTTCTACACGGGAGCCCTGTCCACATCAGCAGCATTCCTTCTGTTTGTCGCGCTCTGGGCCTCGCTTGCCGAGGGtgacaagaagaagaaaaaGGCAGAGTAG
- the tsr2 gene encoding Pre-rRNA-processing protein tsr2 yields the protein MSDPAPSPQILHFARGVVALLDLWPALTIAVREGWGGHESADKKTWLASELIDAFESRADYTEADGVRTVDASNAADPPLDIDQLADLLTQVMSDEFDAAIEDGSVEPLSADILRLWRDVVAPSARTPEETVAALERKAAEVTRTGVSATSGGGPQEEDGSDWESEDDDDEMDEDEAPQLVPAEQPRQRQEPVVDEDGFTVVQKGRRR from the coding sequence atgtccgaccccgccccctcccctcaGATCCTCCActttgcgcgcggcgtcgtcgccctcctggACCTCTGGCCGGCGCTCACCATCGCTGTGCGGGAGGGATGGGGCGGCCACGAGTCGGCCGACAAGAAGACGTGGCTTGCGTCCGAGCTGATCGACGCGTTCGAGAGCAGGGCCGACTAcaccgaggcggacggcgtgcgcaccgtcgacgcgagcaacgccgccgacccgccgctcgacatcgaccagctcgccgacctgctcaCGCAGGTCATGAGCGACGAGTTTGACGCCGCCATCGAGgacggcagcgtcgagcCCCTGAGCGCCGACATTCTGCGCCTGtggcgcgacgtcgtcgccccctcggcgcgcacgccagAGGAGAcggtcgccgcgctcgagcgcaaggccgccgaggtgacCCGCACCGGCGTGTCCGCCACCTCTGGCGGTGGCCcgcaggaggaggacggcagcgactgggagagcgaggacgacgacgacgagatggacgaggacgaggcgcctCAGCTCGTGCCGGCCGAGCagccccgccagcgccaggagcccgtcgtcgacgaggatgggTTCACCGTCGTCCAGAAGGGCCGAAGGCGTTGA
- the PMM1 gene encoding Phosphomannomutase: protein MSTTPASAFPAGVKPFAERAHPRTICMFDVDGTLSLARQQATPEMIAALKALREKTAIAFVGGSDLSKIVEQLSTGGNDVLNSFDYGFAENGLTAYKLGQKLQSASFIQHVGEEEYKKLANFILRYLSEVDIPIKRGTFIEFRNGMINVSPIGRNASTQERNDYEVYDKQHGIRAAFVKVLQEKFAHLNLTYSIGGQISFDVFPHGWDKTYALGRLEGEGFDEIHFFGDKTYKGGNDYEIYNDPRTIGHAVNNPDDTLKILHELFLSK from the exons ATGTCCACCACCCCCGCGTCCGCCTTCCCCGCCGGCGTCAAGCCGttcgccgagcgcgcccaCCCGCGCACAATCTGCATGTTCGACGTGGACGGCACCCTCtccctcgcgcgccagcaggccACCCCCGAGATGATCGCTGCCCTCAAGGCTCTGCGCGAGAAGACGGCCATTGCGTTCGTCGGCGGCTCGGACTTGAGCAAGATTGTCGAGCAGCTCTCGACCGGCGGCAAcgatg TTCTCAACTCGTTCGACTATGGCTTTGCCGAGAACGGCCTGACGGCCTACAAGCTCGGCCAGAAGCTCCAGTCGGCCTCGTTCAtccagcacgtcggcgaggaggagtacAAGAAGCTCGCCAACTTCATCCTGCGCTACCtctccgaggtcgacatcCCCATCAAGCGCGGCACGTTCATCGAGTTCCGTAACGGCATGATCAACGTCTCGCCCATCGGCCGTAACGCGTCGACGCAGGAGCGTAACGACTACGAGGTGTACGACAAGCAGCACGGCATCCGTGCTGCCTTTGTCAAGGTCCTCCAGGAGAAGTTTGCCCACCTCAACCTCACGTACTCGATCGGCGGCCAGATCTCGTTCGACGTCTTCCCCCACGGCTGGGACAAGACGTACGCTCTCGGCaggctcgagggcgagggcttTGACGAGATCCACTTCTTCGGTGACAAG ACCTAcaagggcggcaacgacTACGAGATCTACAACGACCCCCGCACCATTGGCCACGCCGTCAACAACCCCGACGACACCCTCAAGATCCTCCACGAGCTCTTCCTTTCCAAGTAG
- the COG6 gene encoding Conserved oligomeric Golgi complex subunit 6: protein MAAPPQPRPLLVSTPSGGSTSASGSSTPVPAASRNNPISLRIYKAIGTSFDDRGSREALEIASGFYASSKAKGKAKAEDGGDEAAAPIRRTLRGQSAATARRNLKRDVEARLAGGSQHFLEAFGEVDKKLDVLREHMLEMQSRCDQVQAELDQANSGTKYLLERADGLRSQRSSAQLRTSLVTLFLARFTLTQGEERALSSREFDLGPETFKALDHVEAIRSDCRALLGGDEAKMQAGLDIMASTGVQMEAGYTKIHRWLEFQFRQMTRDAQLEVSGVMREAVRRLGQRPGMLKEVLHVLTSTRQASVLSAFLDALTRGGPKGLPRPIEIHAHEPTRYVGDMLAWVHQATATEHELLESLFGVGNRARMVGAERSVLERTEAEKMVAEALDRDLEGLGRPLKLRIEQTLKSQEGVITTYRIVNLLQFYLVTMRKTIGPDALLSKALQELYEHADAAFFETLEAQGRSLLRFLHPPDANLSPPLALRDASQVLREIIAVYDTSLVDDAEREGDFAKLLNAAVDPAVEMCERMADLRKQSSPSSGAWDRDVFLVNCLEYLQHTLEIYPFTAPRVSTLQEQVQTHIESMTFEHHGKLLEQCGLAPVMKAIRTRPADTPLSRLPGATPKELTAALTQFSSFLTNHDPLTSPRLALLSNPRLAEGIHRTALRRIATAYAEVADHVLDKNEGYEFAETLLRRGRDEVEVALGVAEL, encoded by the exons ATGGCagcgccgccccagccgcgTCCGCTGCtcgtctcgacgccgtcagGCGGCTCGACATCAGCATCGGGGAGCTCGACACCAGTgccggccgcgtcgcgcaaCAACCCCATCTCGCTGCGCATCTACAAGGCGATCGGGACGAGCTTTGACGACCGGGgctcgcgcgaggcgctcgagatcGCCTCTGGGTTCTACGCGTCCAGCAAggcaaagggcaaggccaaggctgaggacggcggcgacgaggccgcggcgccgattaggcgcacgctgcgcggACAGAGCGCCGCGACTGCACGCCGTAACCtcaagcgcgacgtcgaggcgcgtCTCGCTGGCGGGTCGCAGCATTTCCTCGAGGCGTTCGGCGAGGTTGACAAGaagctcgacgtgctccgcGAACACATGCTCGAGATGCAGAGCCGCTGCGACCAggtgcaggccgagctcgaccaggcCAACAGCGGTACAAAGTATCTGCTTGAGCGGGCCGACGGACTGCGATCACAGAG GTCGTCTGCGCAGCTCCGTACCTCGCTCGTCACGCTCTTCCTCGCGCGCTTCACGCTCACacagggcgaggagcgcgcgctcaGCTCGCGCGAGTTTGACCTGGGGCCAGAAACGTTTAAGGCGCTCGACCATGTCGAGGCGATCCGCTCCGACTGCCGCGCGCtactcggcggcgacgaggccaagatGCAGGCTGG ACTCGACATTATGGCGTCGACTGGCGTGCAGATGGAGGCAGGGTACACCAAGATCCACCGTTGGCTCGAGTTCCAGTTCCGCCAGatgacgcgcgacgcgcagctcgaaGTCTCGGGGGTcatgcgcgaggcggtgcgcCGTCTCGGCCAGCGACCAGGGATGCTGAA GGAGGTCCTCCACGTCCTCACCTCAACCCGCCAGGCATCAGTCCTTAGCGcgttcctcgacgcgctgacgcgcggcgggccgAAAGGCCTCCCGCGCCCGATCGAGATCCACGCGCACGAGCCGACACGCTACGTCGGCGACATGCTGGCGTGGGTGCaccaggcgacggcgacagagcacgagctgctcgagtcgctctttggcgtcggcaaccgcgcgcgcatggtcggcgccgagcgctcggtgctcgagcgcaccgaggcggagaagatggtcgccgaggcgctcgaccgTGAtctcgagggcctcggccgcccgcTCAAGCTCCGCATCGAGCAGACGCTAAAGAGCCAGGAGGGCGTTATCACGACGTACCGTATCGTCAACCTCCTCCAGTTCTACCTCGTGACTATGCGCAAGACGATTGGGCCGGACGCCTTGCTCTCCAAGGCTCTGCAAGA GCTGtacgagcacgccgacgcggcattcttcgagacgctcgaggcgcagggCCGGTCACTGCTGCGTTTCCTGCACCCGCCTGACGCCAACCTCagcccgccgctcgcgctgcgcgacgcgagcCAGGTGCTCCGCGAGATCATCGCAGTGTACGACACGTCGCTggtggacgacgccgagcgcgagggcgacttTGCCAAGCTGCTCAACGCGgccgtcgaccccgccgtcgagatgTGCGAGCGCATGGCCGACCTGCGGAAACagagctcgccctcgtcgggcGCTTGGGACCGCGACGTCTTCTTGGTCAACTGCCTCGAGTACCTCCAGCACACGCTCGAGATTTACCCCTTCACTGCCCCGCGCGTGTCCACGCTGCAGGAGCAGGTGCAGACGCATATCGAGTCGATGACCTTCGAGCACCACGGtaagctgctcgagcagtgTGGCCTGGCGCCCGTCATGAAGGCAATCAGGACACGGCCAGCCGACACGCCCCTCTCGCGCCTGCCTGGCGCCACGCCGAAAgagctcaccgccgcgctcacccAGTTCTCGTCCTTCCTCACCAACCACGACCCGCTCACGTctccccgcctcgcgctcctctcCAACCCCCGCCTGGCGGAGGGTATCCACCGCACAGCGCTGCGGCGCATTGCCACGGCGTATGCCGAGGTTGCCGACCATGTGCTCGACAAGAACGAGGGCTACGAGTTTGCCGAGACCCTGCTGCGCCgtgggcgcgacgaggtcgaggtggcccTCGGTGTGGCCGAGCTGTAG
- the pis1 gene encoding CDP-diacylglycerol--inositol 3-phosphatidyltransferase → MAPTTRSQVSGEGSPAPSPKHAATSSAVNTKSGPLRQRQRENSMTQYRDAKESLDLATDDYSVDENVFFFVPNLIGYARVILAAASLYYMPFHPKICTVLYGVSCLLDAFDGLAARLLDQETKFGAVLDMVTDRCTTACLLTFLAATYTENGLPLLFQFLISLDFASHYMHMYSSLVTGATSHKNVGQDVSRILWYYYNDRTTLFIFCFANELFFVCLYLNASVERAIFSGSLAQYAPFLSGVPIIGWMTWPQLIGLLCFPIMFAKQVINVVQFWKASKILVGIDIASRREARENKAEADNAEAIADK, encoded by the exons ATGGCACCAACCACCCGCTCACAAGTTTCGGGCGAGGGCTCACCCGCTCCCTCTCCAAAGCACGcagccacctcgtcggctgTCAACACAAAGTCGGGCCCACTCAGGCAACGCCAGCGCGAAAACTCGATGACACAGTACCGCGATGCAAAGGA ATCGCTTGACCTTGC CACTGACGATTacagcgtcgacgagaacgtcttcttcttcgtccCCAACCTGATCGGCTACGCTCGTGTGATCCTCGCAGCGGCGTCCCTCTACTACATGCCGTTCCACCCAAAGATCTGCACAGTGCTGTATGGTGTTAGTTGCTTGCTGGACGCCTTCGACGGTCTCGCAGCCCGCCTCCTGGACCAGGAGACAAAGTTTGGAGCCGTCCTCGACATGGTCACCGACCGCTGCACCACGGCCTGCTTGTtgaccttcctcgccgccacctaCACGGAGAACGGCCTGCCCCTCCTCTTCCAGttcctcatctcgctcgactTCGCATCGCACTACATGCACATGTACTC TTCTCTCGTCACTGGAGCGACAAGTCACAAGAATGTCGGCCAGGACGTATCTCGCATCCTGTGGTACTACTACAACGACCGCACGACCCTGTTCATCTTCTGCTTTGCCAACGAGCTCTTCTTCGTCTGCCTCTACCTTAATGCCTCGGTCGAGCGTGCCATCTTCTCTGGCTCGCTTGCCCAGTACGCGCCCTTCCTCTCCGGTGTGCCCATCATTGGCTGGATGACCTGGCCCCAGCTCATCGGACTCCTGTGCTTCCCCATCATGTTCGCCAAGCAGGTCATCAACGTTGTGCAGTTCTGGAAGGCGTCCAAGATT ctcgtcggcatcgacaTTGCTTCCCGAAGGGAGGCCCGCGAgaacaaggccgaggcggacaacGCCGAGGCCATTGCCGACAAGTAA